The following proteins are co-located in the Bacteroidota bacterium genome:
- a CDS encoding O-antigen ligase family protein, whose amino-acid sequence MHTWHHALRQFQLGLLLLAAVCMPFGFFQGPLAGFLALSWLADLRWKQKWNDLRNSGWFWAMFFFYGLYALSLLWTDHTDMGSMSLQVKLGMFIYPLVLAGIRLNEKQTRRIIAAFLLGLLAAGLFMLGRATLIWMNEHRNAFFYQAFTERMVHPGYLAMYYCLGIALLFHAVLLQDAGRGWKIGAALLCGFYVLILLLLASKLGLLALALLVAGYVVYAIIRFRRWMVGVAALLLLLGGFVAAYKFMPGLRERITNLTAALNTKEPIDPAEVESNRVRLLIWNADVTIISSNPLGVGAGDVQYALEQEYAIRGMTGAGEKHLNAHSQFFQTTIAAGWAGLLALLIIVLGPVLWGIRVRYGFAVIFGLLFFVNCLPESMLEVQAGTLFFGFFYSLFLLSASRNCLTPLKAPPLAWPL is encoded by the coding sequence ATGCACACCTGGCACCACGCACTTCGCCAATTTCAACTCGGGCTGCTTCTGCTCGCTGCGGTGTGCATGCCTTTCGGCTTTTTTCAGGGGCCGCTGGCCGGTTTTCTGGCGCTGAGCTGGCTGGCCGATCTGCGCTGGAAACAGAAGTGGAACGACCTGCGCAATTCGGGCTGGTTCTGGGCCATGTTTTTCTTCTACGGCCTTTATGCGCTTTCGCTTTTGTGGACAGACCACACCGACATGGGCAGCATGAGCCTTCAGGTAAAACTCGGCATGTTTATTTATCCGCTGGTGCTGGCCGGCATCCGTCTCAACGAAAAGCAAACGCGCCGCATCATTGCTGCATTTCTGCTGGGTCTGCTGGCGGCAGGGCTTTTTATGCTGGGGCGCGCCACGCTCATCTGGATGAACGAACACCGCAACGCTTTTTTTTATCAGGCATTTACCGAGCGTATGGTGCATCCGGGCTACTTAGCCATGTATTACTGCCTCGGCATTGCCCTGCTGTTTCATGCGGTTTTGCTGCAGGATGCCGGACGTGGCTGGAAAATTGGTGCAGCCCTGCTTTGCGGTTTTTACGTGCTCATTTTGCTGCTGCTGGCTTCAAAGCTCGGGTTGCTTGCACTGGCCTTGCTGGTGGCGGGCTATGTGGTGTATGCCATTATCCGTTTCCGCCGCTGGATGGTGGGTGTGGCGGCGCTGCTGCTGCTGCTGGGCGGCTTTGTGGCGGCTTATAAGTTCATGCCCGGCCTGCGCGAACGGATTACCAACCTTACCGCCGCACTCAATACCAAAGAACCCATTGACCCGGCTGAAGTGGAAAGCAACCGTGTGCGCCTGCTCATCTGGAATGCCGATGTGACTATTATTTCCAGCAATCCGCTTGGCGTGGGCGCCGGCGATGTGCAGTATGCGCTGGAACAGGAATACGCCATACGCGGCATGACCGGCGCGGGCGAGAAACACCTCAACGCACACAGCCAGTTTTTTCAAACCACCATTGCCGCCGGCTGGGCCGGACTGCTGGCGCTGCTCATTATTGTGCTGGGGCCGGTGCTCTGGGGCATCCGGGTGCGCTACGGCTTTGCGGTTATCTTCGGCTTGCTGTTTTTTGTAAACTGCCTGCCCGAGTCGATGCTTGAAGTACAGGCAGGAACTTTATTCTTCGGCTTTTTTTATTCGCTATTTTTGCTCTCAGCCAGCCGCAACTGTCTTACACCGTTGAAAGCACCGCCGCTGGCCTGGCCGCTATGA
- a CDS encoding DegT/DnrJ/EryC1/StrS family aminotransferase, whose product MIPFSPPRIDQRIIDEVTAALQSGWITTGPRTKLFEKKLSEYTGAPATLCLNSATAGLEVILRWYGVGPGDEVILPAYTYAATANVVIHCGATPVFVDVRADDFCIDVEAAANAITPRTKVIMPVDIGGFPADYTALTALAESRRSQFAAATDAQQQLGRILILGDAAHSIGAFLNGIPAGRHCDISCFSFHAVKNLTTAEGGSVNLNLPAPFDNEALYKWLCMYTLHGQTKDALAKMQKGNWRYDIVEAGYKCNMTDLQAAIGLVELERYTTDTLVRRREIFDRYINAFSQYSWAQLPVFERGSTVSSYHLFLLRIKGITEAQRDAIIQRIFDADVSVNVHYVPVPMMTFYKNKGYNVHDYPVTYDNYAREISLPVYYDLTNEQVDTVVRAVANAVAAETGIHG is encoded by the coding sequence ATGATTCCTTTTTCTCCTCCGCGCATCGATCAGCGCATTATCGACGAAGTAACCGCCGCCCTGCAATCGGGCTGGATTACCACCGGACCACGTACCAAGCTGTTTGAAAAAAAGCTTTCGGAATACACCGGTGCGCCCGCCACACTTTGCCTCAACTCGGCCACGGCCGGGCTTGAGGTGATTCTGCGCTGGTATGGCGTGGGGCCCGGCGATGAAGTCATTCTGCCTGCCTACACCTACGCCGCTACTGCCAATGTGGTTATTCACTGCGGCGCCACGCCGGTGTTTGTAGATGTGCGTGCCGACGATTTCTGCATCGACGTGGAGGCGGCAGCCAACGCCATTACGCCGCGCACCAAAGTAATTATGCCGGTGGATATTGGCGGCTTTCCGGCCGATTATACCGCGCTTACTGCACTGGCCGAAAGCCGCCGCAGCCAGTTTGCAGCCGCCACCGATGCGCAGCAACAGCTGGGCCGCATACTCATTCTCGGCGATGCGGCGCATTCCATTGGTGCATTCCTGAACGGCATTCCGGCCGGGCGGCATTGCGACATCAGCTGCTTTTCCTTTCACGCTGTGAAAAACCTCACCACGGCCGAGGGCGGCAGCGTAAACCTCAATCTGCCTGCGCCGTTTGATAACGAGGCGCTTTACAAATGGCTCTGCATGTACACACTGCACGGCCAGACCAAAGATGCGCTGGCCAAAATGCAGAAAGGCAACTGGCGCTACGATATTGTGGAGGCCGGCTACAAATGCAACATGACCGACCTGCAGGCCGCCATCGGCCTTGTGGAGCTTGAACGCTACACCACCGATACATTGGTGCGCCGCCGCGAAATTTTTGACCGTTATATAAATGCCTTCAGCCAGTACAGCTGGGCCCAGCTGCCGGTGTTTGAACGCGGCAGCACCGTATCCTCGTATCACTTGTTTTTGCTGCGTATCAAAGGCATTACCGAGGCGCAGCGCGATGCCATCATCCAGCGCATTTTCGATGCGGATGTGTCGGTGAATGTGCATTATGTGCCCGTGCCCATGATGACGTTCTACAAAAACAAAGGCTACAACGTACACGATTATCCGGTGACGTATGACAACTATGCCCGCGAAATTTCGCTGCCCGTGTATTACGATTTAACCAACGAACAGGTGGACACTGTGGTGCGTGCCGTGGCCAATGCCGTAGCCGCCGAAACCGGAATACATGGCTAA
- a CDS encoding S8 family serine peptidase yields MNRKLLAAGLLLVASPLVAQSSFELPLVSGTVVYQYKANAWEGAAPESNEIVNGRYYRHVRFAVFPGPAERQQLEAAGLRVLEYVAAHTYVVSIDASVTSLSGFGIEGVYPITGRAKQLFELRVAIAGQDFPAFARNENGHIGITFTHYRDMPQQEVLARLAAAGYKVTYANASSRRVIAWMPASAIEAFCNLPFVAAAELKDDVPQPDNNVGRTNHRNNMVAQDFAGGLGYTGAGVNVMLQDDGIIGPHVDYTGRLVQQYITFNGGDHGDHCAGIIMGGGNKDPLTRGMGWGANLFVYEAAPYQGFDSIYNHYNSNNIVITSTSYSDGCNAGYTTLAQTLDQQIVDMPSLIHVFSGGNNGSGDCGYGAGAGWGNITGGHKHSKNSIAVGNLTYMDVIASSSSRGPVHDGRMKPEVCAVGTNVYSTIDTDDYGFKTGTSMSCPGVSGTFAQLYHAYKDLNGNVNPPSALMKGILMNTADDLGNAGPDFVYGYGRINARKAVKSIQQQQYVSGSVGNGGSNTHTINVPSSTGRLKVLVYWHDIPAAANASVALVNNLDMTMSDPSNTSWQPWVLNFTPPASNLSAVATRGTDIRNNHEQITIDNPASGNYTVTIAGTAVPSGPQTYYLVWYFEPADELMLTYPNGGEGFVPGETETIRWDALGNTSTFDIDYTTDNGNTWQSVTTGINATRRYYDWLIPNSIPVSGQCKLRITRNSASDASDANFSFHGVPSNITVVWSCPDSLLLRWNGVAGATGYDVMQLGTMYMDSVTSTTADSAVVRNLDNVNNGYWFSVRARGAQNAVGRRAIAIQKLAGIACPGTFDAELTTVSSPGTSFASCMNVTNLPVSITLTNPGVTTLTNVPVGFRLNNGPAVNETYSGTLAPSATATYTFTATVSITTPGVNTLEVWAAYPNDINVVNDTQVLAINYGTTAAITPPWSENFESFALCSSASDCEQTNCPLGNGLVNTTNGNGDDIDWRVFEGATPSTSTGPSFDFVPGTATGNYIYLEPSGGCTFKTAEMLTPCFNLTNAVNPSLTFGYHMQGTNMGELHVDIYANGTWTNDIFVRTGNQASTWQTALVPLTSYVGQTVLFRFRGITGNDFASDLALDGIEVTNSVNVTDPLSAQNVQVFPNPGNGLYQVQISGAASEYTLEVFDLSGRMLLQQTTPAAAGQLTASIDLSMYAAGTYMLRISTGTASEFVKLEKID; encoded by the coding sequence ATGAACAGAAAATTACTTGCAGCAGGCTTACTGCTGGTTGCCTCGCCGCTGGTGGCGCAATCGTCGTTTGAACTGCCTCTCGTTTCGGGCACGGTGGTGTATCAGTACAAAGCCAATGCCTGGGAAGGCGCAGCACCCGAAAGCAATGAAATTGTAAACGGCCGCTATTACCGCCATGTACGCTTTGCGGTGTTTCCCGGCCCGGCCGAGCGGCAACAGCTTGAAGCAGCCGGCCTGCGCGTGCTCGAATACGTAGCGGCGCATACCTATGTGGTATCCATTGATGCATCGGTGACCTCGCTCAGCGGTTTTGGCATTGAAGGCGTGTACCCGATTACCGGCCGCGCCAAGCAACTCTTTGAACTGCGCGTAGCCATTGCCGGACAGGATTTCCCGGCCTTTGCGCGCAACGAAAACGGCCATATCGGCATCACCTTTACACATTACCGCGATATGCCGCAGCAGGAAGTGCTTGCACGGCTTGCCGCTGCCGGATACAAAGTAACTTACGCCAATGCCAGCAGCCGCCGTGTGATTGCATGGATGCCGGCATCGGCCATTGAAGCATTCTGCAACCTGCCGTTTGTGGCCGCCGCCGAACTGAAAGACGATGTGCCGCAACCCGATAACAACGTGGGCCGCACCAACCACCGCAACAACATGGTGGCGCAGGATTTTGCCGGCGGATTAGGCTATACCGGTGCCGGTGTAAACGTAATGCTGCAGGACGACGGCATCATTGGTCCGCACGTGGACTACACCGGCCGCCTTGTGCAGCAATACATCACCTTCAACGGCGGCGATCACGGCGACCACTGCGCAGGCATTATCATGGGCGGCGGCAACAAGGATCCGCTTACCCGCGGCATGGGCTGGGGCGCAAACCTGTTTGTGTATGAAGCCGCTCCGTATCAGGGTTTCGACAGTATCTACAACCATTACAATTCAAACAACATTGTAATTACTTCCACCAGCTACAGCGATGGTTGCAATGCCGGCTACACCACACTGGCGCAAACCCTCGACCAGCAGATTGTGGATATGCCTTCGCTCATTCACGTATTTTCCGGCGGTAACAACGGCAGCGGCGATTGCGGCTATGGCGCAGGTGCGGGCTGGGGCAACATTACCGGCGGCCACAAGCATTCTAAAAACTCGATTGCAGTGGGCAACCTCACTTACATGGATGTAATTGCCAGTTCATCGAGCCGCGGCCCTGTACACGACGGACGTATGAAACCCGAAGTGTGTGCCGTGGGCACAAACGTATATTCTACAATTGATACCGACGACTACGGTTTCAAAACAGGTACTTCCATGTCGTGCCCCGGCGTATCGGGTACGTTTGCACAGCTTTACCATGCCTACAAGGATTTGAATGGGAATGTGAATCCGCCTTCGGCATTGATGAAAGGTATTCTCATGAATACGGCCGATGATCTGGGCAATGCCGGTCCTGATTTTGTGTATGGCTACGGCCGCATCAATGCGCGCAAGGCTGTAAAGTCAATTCAGCAGCAGCAGTATGTAAGCGGCAGCGTGGGCAACGGTGGCTCAAACACACACACCATTAACGTACCTTCATCAACCGGCCGCTTAAAAGTGCTGGTGTACTGGCACGATATTCCGGCTGCGGCAAATGCATCGGTGGCGCTGGTGAATAATCTCGACATGACCATGAGCGATCCTTCAAATACCTCATGGCAGCCCTGGGTGCTCAATTTCACGCCGCCCGCATCAAACCTGAGCGCGGTAGCCACACGCGGCACCGATATACGCAACAACCACGAGCAAATTACAATCGACAATCCGGCCTCTGGCAACTACACCGTAACCATTGCCGGAACAGCTGTGCCTTCAGGCCCGCAAACCTATTACCTGGTGTGGTATTTCGAGCCGGCCGATGAACTGATGCTTACCTATCCCAACGGCGGCGAAGGCTTTGTGCCCGGCGAAACCGAAACCATTCGCTGGGATGCGCTTGGCAACACCAGCACATTCGATATTGATTATACCACCGACAATGGAAATACCTGGCAGTCGGTAACCACCGGCATTAACGCTACACGCCGTTACTACGACTGGCTCATTCCGAACAGCATTCCGGTGAGCGGCCAGTGCAAACTGCGTATTACCCGCAACAGTGCCAGCGATGCCAGCGATGCGAACTTCAGCTTTCACGGCGTGCCTTCAAACATTACCGTAGTATGGTCGTGCCCCGACTCGCTGCTGCTGCGCTGGAATGGTGTGGCGGGCGCCACGGGCTACGATGTAATGCAGCTTGGCACCATGTATATGGATTCGGTAACCAGCACCACTGCCGACAGCGCTGTGGTACGCAACCTCGATAACGTAAACAATGGTTACTGGTTCAGCGTGCGTGCACGTGGTGCGCAAAACGCAGTGGGCCGCCGTGCCATTGCCATCCAGAAGCTGGCAGGCATTGCCTGTCCGGGTACGTTTGATGCGGAGCTAACCACGGTAAGTTCGCCCGGCACCAGCTTTGCTTCATGTATGAACGTAACCAACCTGCCCGTGTCCATTACACTTACCAATCCGGGTGTAACCACGCTTACCAATGTGCCGGTGGGTTTCCGCCTCAACAATGGTCCGGCAGTGAACGAAACCTACTCGGGTACACTTGCGCCTTCGGCCACGGCTACGTACACGTTTACAGCCACGGTTTCAATCACCACGCCCGGTGTAAACACGCTTGAAGTGTGGGCAGCCTATCCCAACGATATCAACGTGGTAAATGATACGCAGGTGCTGGCCATCAACTACGGCACTACCGCTGCAATTACCCCGCCCTGGTCTGAAAACTTCGAAAGCTTTGCGCTTTGCAGCTCAGCCAGTGATTGCGAACAAACCAACTGTCCGCTTGGCAATGGTTTGGTAAACACCACCAACGGCAATGGCGATGATATTGACTGGCGCGTGTTTGAAGGTGCCACGCCTTCCACGTCAACAGGTCCTTCATTCGATTTTGTGCCCGGCACCGCTACAGGCAATTACATTTACCTCGAACCTTCGGGCGGCTGCACATTTAAAACGGCCGAAATGCTTACGCCCTGTTTTAACCTTACCAATGCAGTGAATCCTTCGCTCACCTTTGGCTACCACATGCAGGGCACAAACATGGGCGAACTGCACGTGGATATTTACGCCAACGGCACCTGGACCAACGATATTTTTGTGCGCACCGGCAATCAGGCTTCTACCTGGCAAACCGCTTTAGTACCGCTTACCAGCTATGTGGGGCAAACGGTGCTCTTCCGTTTCCGCGGCATCACCGGCAACGATTTTGCCAGCGATCTTGCACTCGACGGCATTGAAGTAACCAACTCGGTAAATGTAACCGATCCGCTCAGTGCACAAAATGTGCAGGTGTTTCCCAACCCCGGCAACGGATTGTATCAGGTACAAATAAGCGGCGCCGCCAGCGAATACACACTTGAAGTATTCGACCTTAGCGGACGCATGCTGCTGCAGCAAACCACACCTGCTGCTGCCGGCCAGCTTACTGCATCAATTGACCTGAGCATGTATGCTGCGGGTACGTATATGCTGCGTATTTCAACCGGAACTGCTTCGGAGTTTGTGAAGCTGGAAAAGATAGATTAA
- the bshC gene encoding bacillithiol biosynthesis cysteine-adding enzyme BshC gives MNFATRTLALSETRQFSNLFLDYVNEVSVLAPFYAYSPTEDGLVKAASANKYNEAHRSVLANAIKRQYETSGTALPADLHARLAAEGTLTVCTGHQLVLLGGPLFFVYKILTAIKTAALLEKQTQHAVVPVFWMAGEDHDIDEIRSVQLYGKTLSWNETGGGPVGRLRTDSLQPFLAELAQVLGTAPGAAEMAQAMQQIYAPGSSLTDATRRFVHYLFGDKVLCLNPDDAALKQLFLPQLRAELENGIALQPVSQSIAAIEAAGYEAQVNPRPVNIFYITDTTRERIDRSGNDFILTGSNREIERAALLAELEQQPQNFSPNVVLRPLYQQHILPNIAYIGGPGELAYWLEYRAMFEAQHIHFPVLMPRAFMLVIDNGTASKLEKLNVDVTELFLPADELVKNYIKRAAGGQISFEAEQEALQQLFAGIISKAAATDATLRGAAESTLQQVKNSLAALESKVVRAAKQKEETSIDQLRKLRDKILPGNVLQERSDNILPLLLRYGHQFIHTLEAQITPGVHTFTVLTAQ, from the coding sequence ATGAATTTTGCCACCCGCACACTTGCGCTTTCAGAAACCCGCCAGTTTTCGAATTTATTTCTTGATTATGTGAATGAGGTTTCTGTGCTCGCTCCGTTTTACGCTTATTCGCCTACCGAAGATGGTCTTGTAAAAGCGGCTTCGGCAAACAAGTACAACGAAGCGCACCGGAGTGTACTGGCAAATGCGATAAAGCGGCAGTACGAAACTTCGGGTACTGCACTTCCTGCTGATTTACATGCGAGGCTGGCTGCAGAGGGTACGCTCACGGTGTGTACCGGTCACCAGCTTGTGTTGCTGGGCGGGCCGTTGTTTTTTGTGTACAAAATTCTGACCGCCATTAAAACGGCCGCCTTGCTTGAAAAGCAAACGCAGCATGCCGTAGTGCCTGTGTTCTGGATGGCTGGCGAGGACCATGATATTGACGAAATACGCAGTGTGCAGCTTTACGGCAAAACGCTGAGCTGGAATGAAACCGGCGGCGGCCCGGTGGGGCGTTTGCGTACCGATTCGCTGCAACCTTTTCTGGCCGAACTTGCGCAGGTACTTGGCACGGCGCCCGGCGCAGCCGAAATGGCCCAAGCCATGCAGCAGATTTATGCACCGGGCAGTTCGCTTACCGATGCCACGCGGCGCTTTGTACATTATCTGTTTGGCGATAAAGTACTTTGTCTCAATCCTGATGATGCCGCGCTCAAACAGTTGTTTCTGCCGCAGCTACGTGCCGAACTCGAAAACGGCATTGCCCTGCAGCCGGTGAGCCAGAGCATTGCCGCAATCGAAGCCGCCGGCTACGAAGCACAGGTAAATCCGCGCCCGGTTAATATCTTCTACATTACCGATACCACCCGCGAACGCATTGACCGCAGCGGAAACGATTTCATACTCACCGGCAGCAACCGCGAAATTGAGCGCGCCGCACTGCTTGCCGAACTCGAACAGCAGCCGCAAAACTTCAGTCCCAACGTAGTGCTGCGTCCGCTGTATCAGCAACACATTCTGCCCAACATCGCCTACATTGGCGGCCCCGGCGAGCTGGCTTACTGGCTGGAATACCGCGCCATGTTTGAAGCGCAGCACATACATTTCCCCGTGCTTATGCCGCGCGCGTTTATGCTCGTGATCGACAACGGCACGGCTTCAAAGCTTGAGAAGCTGAATGTGGATGTGACCGAACTTTTTTTGCCAGCCGATGAACTGGTGAAAAACTACATCAAACGCGCTGCCGGCGGCCAGATCAGTTTTGAAGCCGAGCAGGAAGCCCTGCAGCAACTGTTTGCGGGCATTATTTCCAAAGCGGCAGCAACTGATGCCACCCTGCGCGGCGCAGCCGAAAGTACCTTGCAGCAAGTGAAAAACAGTTTGGCCGCGCTTGAAAGCAAAGTAGTGCGCGCCGCCAAACAAAAAGAAGAAACGTCAATTGATCAGCTGCGTAAGCTGCGCGATAAAATTCTGCCCGGCAATGTGCTGCAGGAACGCAGCGATAACATACTGCCGCTGCTGCTGCGCTATGGCCACCAATTCATTCACACACTTGAAGCGCAAATTACTCCTGGTGTGCATACGTTTACGGTGCTTACTGCGCAGTAA
- a CDS encoding T9SS type A sorting domain-containing protein, whose translation MKTKLTFFSLFFLVVFGQLKAVTKTTTSNGLWTNPSIWSPVGVPDMTDDIIIDHQVILDETVVLNNTSFLIINASGSLTKQQNDTLILGVEKVQVHGTLHVGVLFFGMRNIPTDTLLNTGILQVDDVIISQSTIVNTGTGKICANVFSHSQDFLTNDGSISAMAFFNTSQVSGSGKFCINFSFQNYGYIGGTVDICDATPSAAYDSSGVIAATVTFCQNGPCASCSASTTGFTENNLLDAEIFPNPMIDFSLISIPDFHQDGLIEIYNVQGELVRSIAVSSSITTIYREALQAGVYLCRIQNGQGMVTTKKLVVQ comes from the coding sequence ATGAAAACAAAACTCACTTTCTTTAGTTTATTCTTTTTAGTTGTTTTCGGTCAGCTAAAAGCGGTCACCAAAACAACCACGTCAAATGGTTTGTGGACTAACCCCTCAATCTGGAGTCCTGTCGGGGTGCCTGATATGACAGATGATATAATCATTGACCATCAGGTAATACTTGATGAGACTGTTGTGCTTAATAATACATCATTTTTAATAATCAATGCTTCCGGTTCACTCACGAAACAGCAAAATGACACGCTTATACTTGGTGTTGAAAAGGTTCAGGTACACGGCACACTGCATGTAGGCGTTTTGTTTTTCGGAATGCGGAATATTCCAACAGATACGCTGCTAAATACAGGCATTTTACAGGTTGACGACGTGATCATCAGCCAGTCCACAATTGTGAACACAGGTACCGGTAAAATTTGTGCGAATGTATTTTCTCATTCACAGGATTTTCTGACAAATGACGGAAGTATAAGTGCAATGGCGTTTTTCAACACTTCTCAGGTAAGCGGCAGCGGGAAATTTTGTATTAATTTTTCATTTCAAAACTATGGATACATTGGTGGAACAGTAGATATATGTGATGCAACACCCAGCGCAGCTTATGATTCTTCGGGGGTAATAGCCGCTACGGTTACATTTTGCCAGAATGGCCCGTGTGCAAGCTGCTCTGCATCCACAACAGGATTCACTGAAAATAATTTATTGGATGCAGAAATTTTTCCAAATCCGATGATCGATTTTTCGCTCATTTCCATTCCTGATTTTCATCAAGACGGATTGATTGAAATTTACAACGTGCAGGGTGAATTAGTGAGAAGTATTGCAGTTAGCTCATCAATTACAACAATATATCGCGAAGCTTTACAGGCTGGCGTGTATTTATGCCGGATTCAAAACGGACAAGGAATGGTTACCACGAAGAAACTTGTTGTACAATAA
- a CDS encoding T9SS type A sorting domain-containing protein, with the protein MKKLLLFSITALLGFSTSGFALTRTSIANGNWNNPSIWSPTGVPLPTDDIIIINSQVSFNQNIAHANQEFRVNQGASLISSGQDTITLGCQFVRIDGYVQTAVAFFSASDSVANYGTIVAIELQQAGTFINNTSGVLCVTTGIFTSDQMINNGSIACDSWLNSGTASGSGKYCITGIFINSASITGNGDICDASPSGLGDMNLGTIAGTITNCQTTPCAACTQPNSIQENSIDNSLITLSPNPVNGRATITLNGDLVNDAVIEIVSVHGQLIKSVPVTATQTELSTFEMEAGIYICRLIVKDQTSAVLKFVVQ; encoded by the coding sequence ATGAAAAAGTTACTACTCTTCAGCATCACAGCTTTACTCGGTTTTAGTACATCCGGTTTTGCACTCACACGCACATCAATTGCCAATGGTAATTGGAATAACCCATCTATATGGAGTCCTACGGGTGTTCCGTTGCCTACTGATGATATTATTATAATTAATTCGCAGGTGAGTTTTAATCAGAATATTGCGCATGCGAATCAGGAATTTCGTGTGAATCAGGGGGCCTCACTTATCAGTTCCGGTCAGGATACAATTACGCTGGGTTGTCAGTTTGTTCGTATTGATGGTTATGTGCAGACTGCTGTGGCATTCTTTTCAGCTTCAGACAGTGTAGCAAACTATGGTACAATTGTAGCCATTGAGTTGCAGCAGGCCGGTACATTCATAAACAATACTTCGGGTGTACTTTGTGTGACTACCGGAATTTTTACAAGTGATCAAATGATCAACAACGGCAGTATTGCCTGTGATAGCTGGCTGAATTCGGGCACAGCTTCGGGTTCAGGGAAATATTGTATTACCGGAATTTTTATTAATTCGGCAAGTATTACCGGTAATGGTGATATTTGCGATGCTTCACCCAGCGGATTGGGCGATATGAATTTGGGTACCATAGCCGGTACGATTACAAATTGTCAGACCACACCTTGTGCGGCCTGCACACAACCTAATTCCATTCAGGAAAATAGTATTGACAATTCGCTTATCACATTATCACCTAATCCGGTAAATGGCCGAGCCACAATTACCTTAAACGGCGATCTGGTGAATGATGCGGTTATCGAAATTGTATCGGTTCATGGGCAGCTTATTAAGTCAGTTCCTGTAACGGCTACTCAAACAGAACTTTCAACTTTTGAGATGGAAGCAGGTATTTACATTTGCCGCCTGATTGTAAAAGATCAGACTTCGGCGGTACTCAAATTTGTAGTGCAGTAG
- a CDS encoding NUDIX hydrolase: MTLLPDYHGGNPWTTLNSADVYESPWIKVRKHDVLNPSGNPGTYSVVHFKNLAIGVVVLDEQRNTWLVGQYRYPLNAYTWEIPEGGGNPEVDPLHSAQRELLEETGITAARWTKIQEMHLSNSATDEFCILFLAQELTFGQAEPEDTEDLRVLKIPFEEAYKLVCNGTLTDSLTVAGILKVKLMMVEGKV; encoded by the coding sequence ATGACACTACTGCCCGACTACCACGGAGGCAATCCGTGGACAACGCTGAACAGCGCCGATGTATATGAATCACCGTGGATTAAGGTGCGCAAGCACGATGTGCTCAATCCGTCGGGCAATCCGGGTACATACTCCGTGGTGCATTTCAAAAACCTGGCCATCGGTGTAGTGGTGCTCGACGAACAGCGCAACACCTGGCTGGTAGGCCAATATCGCTACCCGCTCAATGCCTACACCTGGGAAATACCCGAAGGCGGCGGCAATCCCGAAGTCGATCCGCTGCATTCCGCACAACGCGAACTGCTCGAAGAAACCGGTATTACCGCCGCCCGCTGGACGAAAATTCAGGAAATGCACCTCAGCAATTCGGCCACCGATGAGTTTTGCATACTCTTTCTGGCGCAGGAGTTAACCTTTGGCCAGGCCGAACCGGAAGACACCGAAGACTTGCGCGTACTCAAAATTCCGTTTGAAGAGGCTTACAAATTAGTATGCAACGGCACACTCACTGATAGCTTAACCGTAGCCGGCATTCTGAAAGTGAAACTGATGATGGTGGAAGGAAAAGTATAA
- a CDS encoding sugar transferase, giving the protein MAKRVFDLVASFIGLLILLPVLLGLALWVMLDSRGGIFYRQVRVGKGGVDFKLWKFRTMHPDADKRGLLTVGGRDPRITRAGYYLRKYKLDELPQLLNVLTGDMSLVGPRPEVRKYVSMYTPQQMRVLDVRPGITDYASIEYSNENELLAQAADPERTYIEEVMPAKLALNEKYIAEQGLMTDLRIIWMTVRKIVS; this is encoded by the coding sequence ATGGCTAAGCGCGTGTTTGATCTTGTGGCTTCATTCATTGGTTTGCTCATTTTGCTGCCGGTGTTGCTGGGTCTTGCGCTCTGGGTGATGCTCGACAGCCGTGGCGGCATTTTTTACCGGCAGGTGCGTGTAGGCAAGGGCGGAGTGGATTTCAAACTCTGGAAATTCCGCACCATGCACCCCGATGCCGACAAGCGCGGCCTGCTCACCGTAGGCGGCCGCGACCCGCGCATTACCCGCGCCGGCTACTACCTGCGCAAATACAAACTCGATGAACTGCCGCAACTGCTCAACGTCCTCACCGGCGATATGAGCCTCGTAGGCCCGCGCCCCGAAGTACGCAAATACGTGAGCATGTACACACCGCAACAAATGCGTGTGCTGGATGTACGCCCCGGCATTACCGACTATGCGTCTATCGAATATTCCAACGAAAACGAATTACTCGCACAAGCAGCCGATCCGGAGCGCACGTATATTGAGGAGGTAATGCCCGCCAAGCTGGCGCTCAATGAAAAGTACATTGCCGAGCAGGGGTTGATGACGGATTTGCGGATTATTTGGATGACGGTGCGGAAGATTGTTTCTTGA